In a genomic window of Alcanivorax sp.:
- a CDS encoding Na/Pi symporter yields MGAAMEYVATVLGGVGLFLLGMWLITEGLKVAAGASLERLLASWTRNRLRGLLSGTLLTALVQSSSAITVAALGFVNTGLLRFERAVWVIFGSNLGTTLTAWVVALVGIKFQINAIALPLVGIGALMRVFAPADRYRNLGMALAGFGVLFLGIEVLSSGFQDLGERFPLPDAGTPLVWLILAGVILTTLMQSSSAAVALVLTALAGGLLGFREAAAVVIGANVGTTSTALLATLGATANARRLAVVHVLFNIFTAVMALLLLSSMLDLVGYLAGLWQLDEDPAAQLALFHTCFNLLGIVLMWPLEPPLSRFLLRRFRERQKSTVQLQFLDRNLVTFPDAARVALVQEMQRLLGQYPSALASLPAPDSRRLAQIADRARLHAGVGDFLADVARQQLVGAQVDAFQMGWRLQGNLVNMDETLQRLNGFGLAMQRHSDWSVIQALLSDWFASAGRLMGQQWLDGGVEHTPNSALLGQYESVKSALLANAMAGKISRQSLDLALQSLSQGRWLLEQWQRALEYYRQLSERDQTAAPTEATTATGEQGEGDNAAESL; encoded by the coding sequence ATGGGCGCAGCGATGGAATATGTGGCAACGGTATTGGGCGGCGTGGGCCTTTTTCTGCTGGGCATGTGGTTGATCACCGAAGGGTTGAAGGTAGCTGCCGGTGCGTCACTGGAACGGTTGCTGGCCAGCTGGACCCGTAACCGCCTGCGTGGTCTGTTGTCCGGTACCTTGCTGACGGCGCTGGTGCAATCCTCCAGCGCTATCACCGTGGCGGCATTGGGCTTCGTCAATACCGGCCTGTTGCGTTTCGAGCGGGCGGTGTGGGTGATCTTTGGCAGTAATCTGGGGACCACCCTGACTGCCTGGGTGGTGGCGCTGGTGGGGATCAAGTTCCAGATCAACGCGATCGCCCTGCCGTTGGTGGGTATCGGTGCCCTGATGCGGGTGTTTGCCCCGGCAGACCGTTACCGCAACCTGGGCATGGCCCTGGCCGGATTCGGCGTGCTGTTTCTGGGTATTGAGGTACTGTCCAGCGGTTTTCAGGACCTGGGAGAACGGTTCCCGTTGCCCGATGCTGGCACACCGCTGGTGTGGTTGATCCTGGCTGGCGTGATCCTGACTACCCTGATGCAATCCTCCAGTGCTGCCGTGGCACTGGTACTTACCGCGCTGGCCGGCGGGTTACTGGGTTTTCGCGAGGCGGCAGCAGTGGTGATCGGCGCCAATGTGGGCACCACCTCCACGGCACTGTTGGCAACATTGGGTGCCACTGCCAATGCACGGCGCCTGGCGGTGGTACATGTGTTGTTCAATATTTTCACCGCGGTGATGGCGCTGTTGCTACTGTCATCCATGCTGGATCTGGTGGGCTATCTCGCTGGGCTTTGGCAGCTGGATGAGGATCCGGCTGCGCAGCTGGCGCTGTTCCATACCTGCTTTAATCTGTTGGGTATTGTACTGATGTGGCCGTTGGAACCGCCTCTGAGCCGGTTCCTGTTGCGCCGTTTCCGTGAACGCCAGAAGAGCACTGTGCAGCTACAGTTTCTGGACAGAAACCTGGTGACATTTCCGGATGCGGCGAGAGTCGCGTTGGTCCAGGAAATGCAGCGTTTGCTTGGTCAGTACCCGTCGGCGTTGGCCAGCTTGCCGGCCCCCGATTCCCGTCGTCTGGCGCAAATTGCAGATCGAGCCCGGTTGCATGCCGGAGTGGGAGATTTTCTTGCCGACGTGGCGCGACAGCAACTGGTGGGCGCGCAGGTGGACGCCTTTCAGATGGGCTGGCGGCTGCAGGGCAATCTGGTCAACATGGATGAAACCCTGCAGCGGCTCAATGGTTTCGGGCTGGCCATGCAGCGTCATTCTGACTGGTCGGTGATTCAGGCATTGTTGTCAGACTGGTTCGCCAGCGCCGGCAGATTGATGGGGCAGCAATGGCTGGACGGCGGTGTTGAACACACGCCGAATAGTGCCTTGCTGGGGCAATACGAAAGCGTCAAGAGTGCGCTGCTGGCCAATGCCATGGCGGGCAAGATCTCCCGCCAGTCCCTGGATCTGGCATTGCAGAGTCTCAGTCAGGGGCGCTGGCTGCTGGAGCAATGGCAACGGGCGCTGGAATATTATCGGCAGCTGTCCGAACGTGATCAGACAGCTGCCCCGACAGAGGCGACAACGGCAACAGGGGAACAGGGCGAAGGCGACAATGCCGCCGAGTCGCTGTAA
- a CDS encoding OmpA family protein translates to MNTHFRFQHLFLVVLLAPATLLADMGNHEQKPVSYWYVGGEVGYYMIEQDDDRTGPLPDFWRPAFQVGRRFNRYLSTQFQYGKADRALRDDEQEVEHSQASLQARLHGDGINLFTTHPYLGLGYARHELTTESQDPVKENMVLLELGVQRLLGQHLMLDVGYRHLVDTGDNFTDQHPFIALNYRLGQQYPLAPDPAPRPAPPPEPEPWIDSDGDGVEDKKDKCPDTPRGAKVDADGCPIMLTESVNITLDIEFAFNSTEVPERYLDDIGKIATVMVEYPDSQLMLEGHTDSVGSTAYNQTLSQDRADAVKRVLIRHFQIDPTRIGTIGMGESQPVADNDSEDGRARNRRVEAIIEASREIMEQR, encoded by the coding sequence ATGAATACGCACTTCCGTTTCCAGCACCTGTTTCTGGTCGTCCTGTTGGCCCCGGCTACGCTATTGGCTGACATGGGTAACCACGAGCAGAAGCCTGTTTCCTACTGGTATGTGGGCGGCGAAGTGGGCTATTACATGATCGAGCAAGATGACGACAGAACAGGCCCGCTGCCGGATTTCTGGCGCCCGGCCTTTCAGGTTGGCCGCCGTTTCAACCGGTATCTATCCACCCAGTTCCAGTATGGAAAGGCCGACAGAGCCCTGCGCGATGACGAACAGGAAGTGGAACACAGCCAGGCAAGCCTGCAGGCCAGGCTACACGGGGATGGCATCAATCTGTTCACCACCCATCCCTACCTGGGGCTGGGCTATGCACGTCACGAACTGACCACGGAGTCGCAGGACCCGGTCAAGGAAAACATGGTCCTGCTGGAACTCGGCGTGCAACGTTTGCTGGGTCAACACCTGATGCTGGATGTGGGCTACCGTCATCTGGTCGACACCGGCGATAACTTTACTGACCAGCACCCCTTTATTGCCCTCAATTACCGTTTGGGTCAGCAATATCCACTGGCGCCTGACCCGGCTCCCAGGCCGGCTCCGCCACCGGAACCTGAACCCTGGATCGACAGTGATGGGGATGGGGTAGAAGACAAAAAGGACAAATGCCCTGACACGCCACGGGGCGCCAAGGTGGATGCGGATGGCTGCCCCATCATGCTGACCGAGTCGGTCAACATCACCCTGGATATTGAGTTCGCCTTTAACAGTACCGAGGTTCCGGAGCGTTACCTGGACGACATCGGCAAGATCGCCACCGTGATGGTGGAGTACCCGGATAGCCAACTCATGCTGGAGGGGCATACCGACAGCGTGGGCAGCACCGCCTACAACCAGACCCTCTCACAAGACCGTGCAGATGCGGTCAAACGTGTGCTTATCCGCCATTTCCAGATCGATCCGACTCGCATTGGCACCATCGGCATGGGCGAGAGCCAGCCGGTTGCTGACAACGACAGCGAAGATGGCCGTGCCCGCAACCGGCGTGTGGAAGCCATCATCGAGGCATCCCGGGAAATCATGGAACAGAGATAG
- a CDS encoding spore coat U domain-containing protein has protein sequence MPRFIVLFALLASSLPLPLFAASCSFITPDGSTLVDFNTVFSLQTSPADGQGQISFSCTPDLLNPLPVNYEISIDTGNSSTFTPRQLMHSSGATLDYNLYTDLQRTQILGDGTVGTSTVTGSCLSLCIPLTVYGRIPTNQWGPAGEYSDTVTVTLELN, from the coding sequence ATGCCCAGATTCATTGTCCTATTTGCGCTTCTCGCCAGCAGCCTGCCACTGCCGCTGTTTGCCGCCTCCTGCAGTTTCATTACCCCGGATGGCAGCACCCTGGTCGACTTCAATACCGTGTTTTCCTTGCAGACCAGCCCCGCGGATGGCCAGGGGCAAATCTCTTTTAGCTGCACGCCCGACCTGCTGAACCCACTCCCGGTTAATTACGAAATCAGTATCGATACGGGCAATTCCAGCACTTTTACTCCACGGCAGCTCATGCACAGCTCCGGCGCCACGCTCGACTACAACCTATACACCGACCTGCAACGGACCCAGATTCTTGGGGACGGGACAGTGGGCACCAGCACTGTCACCGGTAGCTGCTTATCGCTCTGCATCCCTCTGACGGTGTACGGAAGAATTCCCACCAATCAGTGGGGCCCGGCTGGCGAATACAGTGACACGGTAACCGTCACCCTGGAGCTCAACTAA